In a single window of the Luteibaculum oceani genome:
- a CDS encoding GAF domain-containing protein has protein sequence MEEILRIQAIEEHGFDYNKPSSAFENIVNLAAEMLGFPMAVITVIETNEINIYASKGVPVKHIPREAGFCDTAIEKDSTLYIPDTLQNELASKNSLVTGPFKIRCYLGYPITISDKYRMGTLALLDQKPREVSPEQIAQFERLGAILEDYLENRRQELIQVEKTEAQLKLFRQFLDSTDDAISYVDKNWRTQYINQAGKDICRYIFGKSPDPGDYSFDYILPEDHADFKVAYKKVFEGERIIMEKTVKEKTWTLTLDPVYSGPNEIVGLVYTVSEITDRVTRLNQLNEHNKILKQIAWEQTHLVRKPVANILGLCQLLFGKLDGGKEKNIARNLKIASEELDSIIRNSIDNLESTLDVQSKMKK, from the coding sequence ATTCGAAAACATCGTAAACTTAGCGGCAGAAATGTTGGGTTTCCCAATGGCGGTGATCACCGTAATTGAAACCAATGAAATTAATATCTATGCTTCAAAGGGGGTACCGGTGAAACATATTCCAAGAGAAGCTGGGTTTTGTGATACTGCTATCGAAAAAGACTCTACCTTATACATTCCAGACACCCTTCAAAATGAACTTGCATCTAAAAACTCGCTGGTTACAGGTCCATTTAAGATTCGTTGTTACTTGGGCTACCCCATCACAATTTCTGACAAGTACCGCATGGGAACCTTGGCCCTTTTGGACCAAAAACCAAGGGAAGTCTCTCCAGAACAAATTGCACAATTCGAAAGATTAGGAGCAATTTTAGAAGACTACTTGGAGAATAGACGGCAGGAGTTAATCCAAGTTGAAAAAACTGAAGCCCAACTTAAATTATTCAGACAGTTTCTCGACAGTACGGATGATGCCATTTCCTATGTAGATAAGAATTGGAGAACGCAATACATCAATCAGGCGGGAAAAGATATCTGCAGATACATTTTTGGAAAATCTCCAGATCCAGGAGACTACAGTTTCGATTACATTTTACCAGAAGATCATGCGGATTTCAAGGTAGCCTATAAAAAAGTCTTCGAAGGAGAGCGTATCATCATGGAAAAAACAGTGAAGGAAAAAACTTGGACATTAACCTTAGACCCTGTTTACTCTGGTCCAAACGAAATTGTAGGTCTCGTGTACACTGTTTCCGAAATAACCGATCGCGTAACCAGACTAAATCAGCTTAACGAACACAACAAAATTTTAAAACAAATAGCCTGGGAACAAACACACTTGGTTAGAAAACCTGTAGCGAATATTCTGGGGTTATGCCAGCTACTTTTCGGCAAGCTAGATGGCGGTAAGGAGAAAAACATAGCTAGAAACCTGAAAATTGCCTCCGAAGAATTAGATAGCATAATAAGAAATAGCATAGACAACCTAGAAAGCACCCTAGATGTACAATCTAAAATGAAGAAATAA
- a CDS encoding GAF domain-containing protein, which produces MTELLKLKLIDELQLSKSTRQAEFEELEELVHLASEIAGFPIAALTIVEANEINFHVSKGIPFERINRDPGLCTSALNGNDIYYIPDTQSNDLAKTNSLVSGPFNIRSYIGFPITIAENYKLGTLALMDHEPRIVAEKDLKSIRKIGKIIERVIANRKKLLQEQSKVKDQLDVLRTFLDSTSNAMAYLDRNYKIQYLNQACKDICVELFNKSPDPGDNAFNYILPENLEHLKKSFREVFKGKSLEFEQRSRDIHLKIHLNPVMGTGSKKVMGIVVSIHDNTREIEKRRQLAKHKKILDQIAWDQTHLIRNPLVNILSLSELIEDKLKGIGEGMLAKMLRQTAQNLDDIIIQTFQNVENERNANPDDSRT; this is translated from the coding sequence ATGACTGAGTTGTTGAAACTAAAATTAATTGACGAGCTTCAACTTAGCAAATCAACTCGCCAGGCGGAATTCGAGGAACTTGAGGAATTAGTCCACCTGGCCTCTGAAATAGCAGGCTTTCCCATTGCCGCTTTAACCATTGTTGAGGCGAATGAAATCAATTTTCATGTATCAAAAGGAATACCCTTTGAGCGTATTAATAGAGATCCTGGTCTATGCACCTCAGCACTAAATGGCAATGACATTTATTACATACCAGATACTCAAAGTAATGATCTGGCAAAAACCAATTCACTGGTATCAGGCCCCTTTAATATTAGAAGCTACATAGGATTTCCCATTACAATAGCCGAGAATTATAAGCTTGGAACCTTAGCTTTAATGGATCACGAGCCTAGAATAGTTGCCGAAAAGGATTTAAAAAGCATCAGGAAAATTGGAAAGATTATTGAAAGAGTAATCGCAAACAGAAAAAAACTGCTACAGGAACAATCCAAGGTTAAAGATCAATTGGATGTCCTCCGCACTTTTCTAGATAGTACTTCCAATGCAATGGCATATCTGGACAGAAATTATAAGATTCAATATCTCAACCAAGCATGCAAAGACATTTGTGTTGAATTATTCAATAAATCACCCGACCCAGGAGACAACGCATTCAATTACATACTTCCCGAAAATTTAGAGCATTTGAAAAAGTCCTTTAGAGAAGTTTTCAAAGGAAAATCACTTGAATTTGAGCAGAGATCAAGAGATATTCATTTAAAGATTCATCTAAATCCCGTAATGGGCACCGGTAGTAAAAAAGTTATGGGAATTGTAGTTTCTATACACGATAACACTAGAGAAATAGAAAAAAGAAGGCAGTTGGCAAAGCACAAGAAAATACTTGATCAAATTGCATGGGATCAAACCCATTTGATAAGAAATCCTCTTGTTAATATCCTTAGTCTGAGCGAATTAATTGAAGATAAATTAAAAGGAATTGGAGAAGGCATGCTGGCTAAAATGTTGCGGCAAACTGCCCAAAACCTAGACGATATTATTATCCAGACTTTTCAAAATGTAGAAAATGAACGGAACGCTAATCCCGATGATTCTCGTACTTAA
- a CDS encoding DUF983 domain-containing protein, whose translation MLGKGNKLYSIINFKCPRCHEGNLFTSSIYNLKQVGKMESDCPNCKLKYAKEPGFFYGAAYVSYALTVGFAGAIYLFSFLLLASLGWKVHLALIIIGLVLLFPLAFALSRSIWLNMFFKYENHRD comes from the coding sequence ATGTTGGGAAAGGGGAACAAACTGTATAGTATTATCAATTTCAAATGTCCACGGTGTCACGAGGGAAATTTGTTTACCAGCTCTATTTATAACTTAAAACAAGTAGGTAAAATGGAATCTGATTGTCCAAATTGCAAACTGAAGTATGCCAAGGAGCCAGGCTTTTTTTATGGAGCAGCCTATGTAAGCTACGCACTTACTGTTGGCTTTGCTGGGGCCATTTATCTCTTTAGTTTCTTGCTCCTTGCTTCCTTAGGTTGGAAGGTACACCTCGCATTAATTATTATTGGATTGGTGCTATTATTTCCCTTAGCATTTGCTTTATCTCGCAGTATTTGGCTTAATATGTTTTTTAAGTACGAGAATCATCGGGATTAG
- a CDS encoding DUF4382 domain-containing protein has product MKFLSMAILALTFVACDKSNNGGPNSSKANFYLTDAPGDFDAVNVEIEKVEVKTDASGFTEIAINPGVYDLLQLTNGVDTLLGEVELTGDTLKEIRLVLGANNTVVVDGETKSLKVPSGQSSGLKIKVNHEITAGLTYDFTLDFDAGQSVKERGNGEYILKPVIRVFSDRKQGATVDGDVQPDSSGTSVMMISQFNDTLSTYTDEDGSFKFKNVSEGIYTVKAQHGEMVGIKTGVAINANAQVDIGTIVLQ; this is encoded by the coding sequence ATGAAATTTTTATCAATGGCAATTTTGGCTTTAACCTTTGTGGCTTGTGATAAGTCCAACAATGGAGGCCCTAATTCATCAAAGGCAAATTTCTACCTAACCGATGCACCGGGTGATTTCGATGCGGTGAACGTAGAAATAGAAAAAGTAGAAGTAAAAACCGATGCAAGTGGATTCACAGAAATTGCGATCAATCCTGGGGTTTATGATCTATTACAATTAACCAATGGTGTAGACACCTTACTTGGTGAGGTTGAATTAACCGGGGACACACTTAAGGAGATAAGACTGGTACTTGGCGCAAATAACACTGTTGTTGTAGACGGAGAAACTAAAAGCTTAAAAGTACCAAGTGGACAAAGCTCTGGTCTTAAAATTAAAGTTAACCATGAGATTACTGCTGGTTTAACCTACGACTTTACCCTTGACTTTGATGCTGGACAATCTGTTAAAGAAAGAGGTAATGGTGAGTATATTTTAAAGCCAGTAATTAGAGTGTTTAGCGACAGAAAGCAAGGAGCTACGGTGGATGGTGATGTACAACCTGATTCATCTGGAACTAGTGTAATGATGATCTCTCAATTTAACGATACCCTTTCTACCTATACCGATGAAGATGGATCCTTTAAGTTTAAAAATGTAAGCGAAGGAATCTACACAGTAAAAGCACAACATGGAGAAATGGTTGGAATTAAAACCGGAGTTGCAATTAATGCCAATGCTCAAGTTGATATTGGAACTATAGTTCTTCAATAA
- a CDS encoding T9SS type A sorting domain-containing protein — translation MQLKSIFFLLFLTAKFCFAQSPTPLDTGITINQLGKIEGLAVKLEYHQATDQLIYATILGDIYRIDKVGNSYISTLLYTKEDHGITQLQGMDLEGDLMVLSGNHFPQEFYTVGRIVKVDISSPNWKFEVLAETVLYETTPAFDHLFSGIKITRDNQRVIWCSGARGTHGEIQDYDGRFPNIRNHAFTSALLSVPLSVDSFIIQNDSTWLMENDVLFAYGSRNFFDFDYAPNGKLYAVENSGDRDDPEEMNEVIKGAHYGFPWDMGGNLNPQQFTPFDPSQDKMIHPDCRAMNLGLFTNDPSFPKKPDTLVITQGVKNYGPDADYFRNPGSGKIFKASNLGGYITTFTGHRSPLGFEFEKGNLSDGRYAGKAFMLSWTPGGDENRYVIKNGDTTGLGTFIDDSQDLVVISPKEGNSFDEIYTHQLIKGFSLPIDLVIARNRLYVIEYGGAEGNLYEVLFTPTTEIQNIEEIPSIALLPIPNYQDTYQLIGLRGKSIDIQLIDNSGKVISLKSNYQERDLLSLETFESGLYLVVASYGNQKIFQKQVRKL, via the coding sequence ATGCAGCTTAAATCCATATTCTTCCTACTATTTCTTACAGCAAAATTCTGCTTCGCCCAATCGCCGACTCCTCTGGATACTGGAATAACCATAAATCAACTAGGGAAAATAGAAGGACTCGCAGTAAAGTTGGAATATCACCAGGCAACCGATCAACTTATTTACGCAACAATTTTAGGAGACATCTACAGAATAGACAAAGTAGGTAATAGTTATATAAGCACCCTGTTATACACCAAGGAGGATCATGGAATAACCCAACTTCAAGGAATGGACTTGGAAGGCGACTTAATGGTTTTAAGTGGAAATCACTTTCCTCAGGAGTTTTATACCGTTGGAAGAATCGTTAAGGTGGATATTAGCAGCCCCAACTGGAAATTCGAGGTTTTAGCAGAAACGGTACTCTATGAAACCACTCCAGCATTTGATCATTTATTTAGCGGCATTAAAATAACTCGCGATAACCAACGCGTTATATGGTGTTCGGGTGCAAGGGGGACTCACGGTGAAATTCAAGACTATGATGGCCGATTCCCAAACATTAGAAACCACGCTTTTACCTCGGCTTTGCTCTCTGTCCCGCTTTCGGTAGACAGTTTCATAATTCAGAACGACAGTACATGGTTAATGGAGAACGACGTATTGTTTGCATATGGTAGCCGCAACTTTTTTGATTTCGACTATGCTCCAAACGGTAAGTTATATGCGGTCGAGAACTCTGGAGATAGGGACGACCCCGAGGAGATGAATGAAGTAATTAAAGGTGCTCATTATGGTTTTCCTTGGGATATGGGGGGAAATCTCAACCCACAACAATTCACCCCTTTCGATCCCAGTCAGGACAAAATGATTCATCCCGACTGCCGTGCTATGAATCTAGGTTTATTTACAAATGACCCTAGCTTTCCAAAAAAGCCGGATACCTTAGTTATTACACAAGGAGTAAAAAACTATGGGCCAGATGCAGATTATTTCCGAAATCCTGGTAGCGGAAAAATATTCAAGGCTTCAAATTTGGGAGGATACATTACCACTTTCACCGGACATAGAAGTCCACTTGGTTTTGAATTTGAAAAGGGCAACCTTTCTGATGGTCGGTACGCTGGAAAAGCTTTTATGCTAAGCTGGACACCAGGTGGGGATGAAAATAGATACGTAATAAAAAATGGAGACACCACCGGTTTAGGCACTTTTATCGACGATAGTCAGGATTTGGTGGTCATATCCCCAAAAGAGGGAAATAGTTTCGATGAAATTTATACCCACCAGCTTATTAAAGGATTCAGTTTACCAATAGACCTTGTAATCGCCAGAAATCGCCTATACGTTATAGAATATGGAGGCGCTGAGGGTAATTTATATGAGGTGCTTTTCACACCAACAACAGAAATTCAAAATATCGAAGAAATTCCTTCAATAGCACTTCTCCCCATACCTAATTACCAAGACACCTACCAACTAATAGGCTTAAGAGGCAAATCAATTGATATACAATTAATAGACAATTCAGGAAAGGTAATCAGCTTAAAAAGCAATTACCAAGAACGTGATTTACTGAGTCTTGAAACATTTGAAAGTGGTCTTTATTTAGTGGTTGCCTCTTATGGAAACCAAAAAATCTTTCAAAAACAGGTACGTAAACTTTAA